TTTGGTATTTAAGTCAACCAATTTGTCTTTGGCAATTTGCTCAATTTGGGACTGGGTGATTTTGCCGATTTTTTCCCGACCGGTGGTGCCGGAACCTTTGGTAATACCGGTGATTTTTTTGATCATATCGGAGACCGGAGGTTTTTTGATGACAAAGGTGAAAGACCGGTCTTCGTAGATGGTAATGACAGAGGGAATAAGGGAGCCCTTCATGTCTTTGGTTTTTTCATTAAATTCGTTGCAGAAGTCCATGATCTTGATACCTTTTGGTCCGAGGGCGGTGCCGACGGGGGGAGCGGGATTAGCTGTTCCGGCCATGAGGGCCAATTTGACGATACTTGTTATTTTTTTTGCCATATAATTATCTGCGGGAGAAAAATTCTAATATTTGTTGACCAAGGGGGATTTTTGCTGACTCCATTTTTCGAGCAACTGGAGAGTCCGCAAGGGGTTCTAAGGCCTCAGCCACTTGATCGAGCCCGTTTTGTTGTAAACCATCCACTATTCTTAACATTATCTGCGCGCCGGTTGCGATGCCAATACCGGCGAATCCATGGTGTAGTAAGCCTAACCCTGATTGTTCTTGGCCTCGATTAATCATGAGGTTATAATTCTTTGGTAACCTGTAAAAAGTCAAGTTCGACCGGGGTTTCGCGCTCAAAAAAGGAAACGAGACAGCGGATTTTGCCTTTTTCCTGATCAATAGAATCGATAGTGCCAATGAAGTCAGCGAAGGGACCGTTGGTGATCTTGACGACGTCGCCGATGCCAAAAGGAGCCTGATATCGTGGCTTGTCTTCTTCGGTAGTTTGAAGTATTCTTTCGACTTCTTCCTGAGAGATGGCCGATGGTTGGTTATTGATACCAATAAACCCAGTGACTCCCTGGGTAGTGCGGACAGTGATCCAGGAATCATCAGTTAGTTCCATTTGGACAATGACGTAACCCGGAAAAGTTTTCTCCTGGGTTTTTACTTTTTGTCCGCGGCGGATAACCATTTTGCTTTGGATGGGGACAATGGCCTGAAAGATCTTGTCTTCGAGGTTCATGGTCTTGATCCTGGTTTTGAGAGCTTCGATGACTTTGTATTCGTGGCCGGAATAGGTGTTTATAACGTACCATCTGGCATCAAAAGAGGGTTCGTACGAGGAAAGTTTAAAAAGAAACTCTCTTTTGTTGGTTTTGGTTGAAGTTTTTGGCATATTATTTGGTTGTTGACGGTATAACTGTGGGTTCTGTAATGGTTATGGTGACCATGGCGGCAGAGGGTGAAGAAACCGCTTCCTGCAGACTCGGTTGGTTTGTAGTATTTTGTTTGTTTTGACCAGTGGTTAAATAACCAATGGCGTTTGTAAAAAGAAAATCGAAACCGCCTAATATTAGGGAGATAGCGATTGAGATAGATATTACCACAAAAGTAAGCTGAATTAAAGCATCTTTTTTGGGCCAGGTGATATTTTTGAATTCTGTCCTGACTTCATTGATAAACTGACGGATTTTTTGCATGAGGTATTATAGCAAGAAGAATGGAAAATATGGTTAGCTTCAACGCAGGCGGGGATGGTGTTATATTAAGGTAAATAATGTCATTTTTGTCGAATAGGTTTATTTTGTTTTTTTTGGCGGTGTGGGGGTTGTCGATAGTTTTACGGCCCCACAAGAGGGTATATAAATCTTTGATTGTAATTGCCAGTTTTGTTTTTTACGGTTTTTTTGGGATTTACGGGGTTTTGGTATTGACGGTCGACGTACTGATAAATTATGGGCTTATAAGATTATTGGAGCGGGACAAAGCCAAAAGAGAAATTTTGGGGTTGGCGGTAGGGTTTAACGTGCTTTTTCTGGCAGCTTATAAATATTTTAATGTTTTTGCGGAGGGGATGGCCGGGCGCGGACTGGGGGTGGGGGCGGAAATAATAGTGCCGGTGGGAATTTCTTTTATTACTTTTAAAATAATCAGTGTTTTAGTCGATAGCTATCGGCAAAAAATAAGGGTAAAAAGTTTAGCGGATTACATAGCTTTTGTTAGTTTTTTCCCCCAGATTACTGCCGGGCCGATTGGCAGGTATAGGGAGTTTGAGCAGGATTTAAATCGGCTAAACGGATTTGGAGTTGATATTTACAAATTGGAGACGGGAAGGTTTTGGACGCTAATGATTGGCGGGTGGTTGAAAATGTATCTAATCGGGGGGGCTTTATTTGAGGTAGTAAATCAAACTATTAATTCGCCGCAGAGTTTCGGGCGGGTGGATTTGCTTTTGGGAATGGTGAGTCTGAGTTTTTTTATTTACGCAAATTTTTCTGGTTATTCGGATATGTCGGAGGCAGTGGCCGGAGCCTTGGGGTTTAGAACACCTAAAAATTTTGACGATCCATATCGATCGGGGGGGGTGGGGGAGTTTTGGCAAAGATGGCATATAAGTTTATCAAGCTGGCTCCGCGATTACCTTTATATACCGCTGGGGGGAAACCGGAAAGGGATGCCCCGGAAATATTTTAATTTATTGGCGACAATGACAATTGGGGGAGTTTGGCATGGGGTGGGGGTAAATTTTTTGGTTTGGGGAGGAATACATGGGGTGATGTTAGTGCTAGATCACGCTCTGGGTAATTTAATCCGGCCAAAGTTTGTCGGGATAACGAAAGGGATAAAAGCACTTTTTAAAGGAGTGGGGTGGCTTTTGACTTTCGGATTAATAAATATCACCTGGATTATTTTTTATCCAAAAAATATAGGGTTTTCAATTAGGTATTTGGAGAATTTGGTTGGTTCAAGAGAGCCTTTGGTGACATTGTGGTCGGTAAAATTAGGATGCGTGTTGGTATTGTCCGGGATATTGAGTGTTTTTGGAGGTAAAATTCAGGAAACAGTTTCAGGAGTGCTGACAAAAGCGCCGTGGGTGGCTAGATATTTTTTGCTGATAGCGATATTTTATTTAATAATTTTATTTGGACCTAGTACTTATGTTGCCCCAGCCGCATATTTCAATTTTTAGAAACCTAAGCCAGTCTTGGGAAAATTGGTTTATGGCGATAATGGTATTGGTTTCGATGGGATTTGTTTTAAAGATTAAAGAAGCGGGTAAACAGGGAGGAATGGTCAATTCTTTAGGTCAAGTTCAGCCGGTGGTGTCGGTGACGGTAGCGGAAAATCAAGGGCCTACTGAGACTCCTGTTATCAAGAAAAAATTATCTTCGATTTTGATTTTGGGGGATTCGATGATAGTGGAGGGGTTTGGACCGAGACTGGCAAATGACTTGGTGGTTTTTCCGAATCTAGAGGTGGCAAGAAGGGGGAAATATTCGACCGGGTTAAACAGAAGAGATGTTTTTGACTGGTATAAGGAAACCGTTGATCTGGTGGTGGAACATAAACCAGAGGTGTTGGTGGTAATGTTTGGGGCCAATGACAGTCAAAATATATTGGATAAGCAGGGTAACCCTTTTGGGCTAGATGAGCCTGAATGGGATGAAGTATATAGGGAGAGGGTAGCGGAATATATGGGACTGGTTTCCCATATAACGGAAAAAATATATTGGGTGGGGCAACCGGCCGCCCGTGAAGTTGTCTTTTCTGAAAGGTTGAGGCATTTGAATCAGATATATGAGCAAGAGGCTCAAAAATGGGAAAATATTGAGTATATTTCTACCTGGGAGCGATTTGTCGGAGAAGGAGGTAAATACAGATCGGTGGTGGCTGATAACGAGGGAATAGTAAAACGGGTAAAGACAGATGACGGAATCCATATGACTAACCATGGTTCCAAAATTATGAGCCGGCTAGTGGTCGAAGAGATTCAAAATGATTATAAACTAGACTTCAATTAGGGACGGGTGTTATTTGTCGTTTGAGTTTTTTCTGGTTTACAATGGGATTGCAGCACCTTGGGATGTTTACGCTTTTTTGCTGGAAGCTATTACTGATCCGGCAAGAACGTGAAGGGAGTCATAAACTGTTTGGGCGGCTTCCTGTCCAGTTCTTCTTTCAGCAACTGTGTTGGCAACAGTTTCACAAACTTGACGGACTTTTTCAAGAATTTCTGGGGTGGGAGTGTTTGGGGTGAGGGTGAGATGGGACTGGCGTGTTAATGTATCTGCTAATTCCTGTCTCCCCGCGCCGACAATACATACTCTTGCAAGAACACTAAGAGCGTCGTGTGCTCTTTGCCCGGCTTCCTGCCCCTCACTGCCGGCTTTGATGATTTCCGCTATGTCAACGATAGCGATATCAGCAAAATTTGACAGGTCGGTTGATGAAGTATCAGAATTTATCGGAATACCTGGTCTGTGCGCCAGGCTATCAGCTAGTTCCTGTCTTCCCGCACCGGAAGTAGATGCTCCGGCGAACACATGAAGTTCGTCATAGACTGCTTGTGCGTGGGCTGGTCCCTTTTCTGCGGAGGAGAGAGCTAATGCAACTCTACTGCAGGCTTTTGCGGTGTAGCTTTGGAGTTGGGCCGATGGAGTTTCGGGAGTGAGGGGTAAATTTGTGACTTTGCCTAGCGCCGATACTATTTCTGGCCTTGGGGTTATGGCTGATGATGATATTTCTACCTTCAGTTGGGGATGGGAGGGGGTTGTGTCTAGTGTCATGGAAATATTATATATTAATTTGAATTATTTGATGGGTTTTGATGGGGGAGTGTACCAAAAGTTTGTAGTTGACGGGTACTGCCAGTAGTGGGTATGATGTTAACTATTCACTATATGTTGTGTCCATATTGTAAACACCAAGAGTCAAATGTGTTGGAGAGCCGCGATGCTCAAGACGGGAAAGCTACCCGCCGGCGCCGTGAGTGCGTAGGGTGCGGTAAGAGA
This sequence is a window from Candidatus Shapirobacteria bacterium. Protein-coding genes within it:
- the rplK gene encoding 50S ribosomal protein L11, with amino-acid sequence MAKKITSIVKLALMAGTANPAPPVGTALGPKGIKIMDFCNEFNEKTKDMKGSLIPSVITIYEDRSFTFVIKKPPVSDMIKKITGITKGSGTTGREKIGKITQSQIEQIAKDKLVDLNTKDLEAAKHMVAGTALSMGFEITN
- the nusG gene encoding transcription termination/antitermination protein NusG → MPKTSTKTNKREFLFKLSSYEPSFDARWYVINTYSGHEYKVIEALKTRIKTMNLEDKIFQAIVPIQSKMVIRRGQKVKTQEKTFPGYVIVQMELTDDSWITVRTTQGVTGFIGINNQPSAISQEEVERILQTTEEDKPRYQAPFGIGDVVKITNGPFADFIGTIDSIDQEKGKIRCLVSFFERETPVELDFLQVTKEL
- the secE gene encoding preprotein translocase subunit SecE, whose translation is MQKIRQFINEVRTEFKNITWPKKDALIQLTFVVISISIAISLILGGFDFLFTNAIGYLTTGQNKQNTTNQPSLQEAVSSPSAAMVTITITEPTVIPSTTK
- a CDS encoding MBOAT family O-acyltransferase, which encodes MSFLSNRFILFFLAVWGLSIVLRPHKRVYKSLIVIASFVFYGFFGIYGVLVLTVDVLINYGLIRLLERDKAKREILGLAVGFNVLFLAAYKYFNVFAEGMAGRGLGVGAEIIVPVGISFITFKIISVLVDSYRQKIRVKSLADYIAFVSFFPQITAGPIGRYREFEQDLNRLNGFGVDIYKLETGRFWTLMIGGWLKMYLIGGALFEVVNQTINSPQSFGRVDLLLGMVSLSFFIYANFSGYSDMSEAVAGALGFRTPKNFDDPYRSGGVGEFWQRWHISLSSWLRDYLYIPLGGNRKGMPRKYFNLLATMTIGGVWHGVGVNFLVWGGIHGVMLVLDHALGNLIRPKFVGITKGIKALFKGVGWLLTFGLINITWIIFYPKNIGFSIRYLENLVGSREPLVTLWSVKLGCVLVLSGILSVFGGKIQETVSGVLTKAPWVARYFLLIAIFYLIILFGPSTYVAPAAYFNF
- a CDS encoding DUF459 domain-containing protein, whose product is MAIMVLVSMGFVLKIKEAGKQGGMVNSLGQVQPVVSVTVAENQGPTETPVIKKKLSSILILGDSMIVEGFGPRLANDLVVFPNLEVARRGKYSTGLNRRDVFDWYKETVDLVVEHKPEVLVVMFGANDSQNILDKQGNPFGLDEPEWDEVYRERVAEYMGLVSHITEKIYWVGQPAAREVVFSERLRHLNQIYEQEAQKWENIEYISTWERFVGEGGKYRSVVADNEGIVKRVKTDDGIHMTNHGSKIMSRLVVEEIQNDYKLDFN